Proteins from a genomic interval of Methanofollis formosanus:
- a CDS encoding type II toxin-antitoxin system HicB family antitoxin: MGVDIFTQGKTLDELMKNINDAVELHFEENIEAGEEITVVSLTEFQVGSVAKISGC; the protein is encoded by the coding sequence ATGGGAGTGGATATCTTCACCCAGGGAAAAACGCTTGACGAACTCATGAAGAATATCAACGATGCAGTGGAACTCCACTTTGAGGAGAACATAGAAGCCGGCGAGGAGATCACGGTTGTCTCCCTGACAGAATTCCAGGTCGGTTCAGTTGCCAAAATCTCCGGTTGTTAG
- a CDS encoding type II toxin-antitoxin system HicA family toxin, which produces MKVLKSLGYTVLRQRGSHVQMGKNTAAGEHRITIPLHEEIAKGTLNDIVTRVPDWNCITKEDLFDMLR; this is translated from the coding sequence GTGAAAGTGCTCAAATCTCTTGGATATACTGTCCTGCGGCAGCGCGGCAGCCACGTTCAGATGGGCAAGAACACGGCCGCCGGCGAACACCGGATCACGATCCCCCTGCACGAGGAGATCGCGAAAGGCACCCTGAACGATATCGTTACCAGGGTGCCGGATTGGAACTGCATCACAAAAGAAGACCTTTTTGATATGCTGCGATGA